A single region of the Neodiprion pinetum isolate iyNeoPine1 chromosome 5, iyNeoPine1.2, whole genome shotgun sequence genome encodes:
- the LOC124220507 gene encoding odorant receptor Or1, producing the protein MHCCESRLRGYLEKRWGQVSAFYNFEFLVRNLKLCGSWPPINAGKRAYMTWSVIVTSLTLGHLLFVQTAFVVADWKVTGEMASAVSFLINNYVHAWKVYVMFRCQKRIQRLLDDAEAKNVALGDLELVKNLQYQMSWTSFTYYGNFQLMGIVACSFWTLSSAVRSLKDETDRVLPLNGWYPHDAFASPFYEITFVYQVVTVMMCCVQNISMDGMIVGFMGVICCKFKMLKIRIIEIGRSVAGSQLSESLINRVYVENKLRQKLVLCIEDHIAIFEYAKEFEDIFKYAIFLQFLENSLVICTAAFAVSQTGRLNSFSTIFGNLMYMMAIIYELFMYCYFGNEIAVQVFNIIRRQVRIGKLLEILKSDTFSRYNFRYEDLLSSFALKGILHHVAYQSFGAAAVFCWGFTPIANIIAGNNRRLPMDGWYPYNVTVTPAFEITCVHQTVAVVFACFHNVAMDTLVAGLITVACCQLEILKSNLGQIGIRKSCHDDELRNCIQHHKAIIDFTKEVEAIFNGTIILQFCVNCIIICLTAFHITKLKVFIPAEFVGMTMYMCCMIYQIFIYCWHGNEIFVQSQSVVVAAYEGNWWNYGKRFNRDLQLLMLRANRPLTLKAGNLLILSLETFVSILRLSYSLFTVLQSST; encoded by the exons ATGCATTGTTGCGAGTCCAGACTCAGAGGGTACCTCGAAAAAAGATGGGGACAAGTCTCCGCTTTTTacaatttcgaatttctcGTAAGAAATCTGAAGCTTTGCGGATCTTGGCCGCCAATAAATGCCGGAAAAAGGGCATACATGACGTGGAGTGTGATCGTAACGAGCCTCACCCTCGGTCACTTGCTCTTTGTGCAAACCGCTTTCGTCGTCGCGGATTGGAAGGTAACGGGGGAAATGGCGTCGGCGGTTTCCTTCCTGATAAACAATTACGTCCACGCCTGGAag GTGTACGTTATGTTTCGCTGCCAGAAGCGGATTCAGCGACTGCTGGACGATGCCGAAGCGAAAAACGTCGCCCTCGGCGACCTGGAGCTGGTTAAAAATCTCCAGTATCAAATGTCCTGGACCTCGTTCACGTACTATGGTAACTTCCAGCTGATGGGAATAGTGGCTTGCAGTTTTTGGACCCTGTCGTCGGCTGTTCGCAGCCTGAAAG ATGAAACCGACAGAGTTCTTCCTCTGAACGGGTGGTATCCCCACGACGCTTTCGCCTCGCCCTTCTACGAGATCACCTTCGTCTACCAGGTTGTGACCGTGATGATGTGCTGCGTTCAGAACATATCGATGGACGGAATGATCGTTGGTTTCATGGGCGTGATTTGCTGCAAATTTAAGATGCTTAAAATCAGGATAATCGAGATTGGACGATCGGTCGCCGGATCTCAACTGAGCGAATCGCTAATCAACCGCGTGTACGTCGAAAACAAGCTCCGCCAAAAGCTCGTGCTCTGCATCGAGGACCATATTGCCATTTTTGA ATACGCCAAGGAGTTTGAAGACATATTCAAGTAcgcaatttttcttcaattcttggAGAACTCTTTGGTCATCTGTACGGCCGCCTTCGCGGTCTCCCAG ACCGGTCGGTTGAACAGCTTTTCAACGATATTCGGAAACTTGATGTACATGATGGCGATCATTTACGAACTCTTCATGTACTGCTACTTCGGAAACGAGATTGCGGTTCAG GTGTTCAATATCATTCGTCGACAAGTGAGAATCGGAAAACTACTGGAGATCCTCAAAAGCGACACGTTTTCTCGATACAATTTTCGCTACGAAGACCTGCTGAGCTCGTTCGCGTTGAAAGGTATCCTCCACCATGTCGCTTATCAGAGTTTCGGTGCAGCGGCCGTTTTTTGTTGGGGTTTTACCCCGATCGCCAACATAATCGCGGGCAATAATCGCCGGCTACCAATGGACGGTTGGTACCCTTATAACGTGACCGTTACACCAGCCTTCGAAATCACCTGCGTGCATCAGACGGTTGCCGTGGTTTTTGCCTGCTTCCACAACGTGGCGATGGACACTTTGGTAGCCGGTTTGATCACCGTCGCTTGTTGCCAgctcgaaatattgaaaagcaATCTTGGCCAGATCGGAATTCGGAAATCATGCCACGACGATGAGTTGAGGAATTGCATCCAGCACCACAAAGCGATTATCGA TTTCACGAAAGAAGTCGAGGCGATATTTAACGGCACAATAATCCTTCAATTCTGCGTCAACTGTATTATCATTTGCCTGACCGCGTTTCACATTACTAAG CTGAAAGTTTTCATACCGGCCGAATTCGTCGGCATGACGATGTACATGTGCTGTATGATCTATCAAATATTTATCTACTGCTGGCACGGAAACGAAATCTTTGTACAA AGCCAAAGTGTCGTCGTTGCGGCCTACGAAGGAAATTGGTGGAATTACGGAAAACGTTTTAATCGAGATTTGCAGCTACTCATGTTGCGTGCTAATCGCCCGCTCACGTTGAAAGCCGGAAATCTGTTAATTCTGTCGCTGGAAACTTTTGTCAGT ATTCTCAGATTGTCTTACTCGTTGTTCACGGTACTGCAGAGTTCAACTTAA
- the su(r) gene encoding dihydropyrimidine dehydrogenase [NADP(+)] — protein sequence MTPTPTLLSKDIPDIENLLILNPKVKNYTNLVPSAQTKKNKQHWKRNVGKKCDSCVPLTKNFDDIKHTTLSERGALREAARCLKCADAPCQKSCPTQLDVKSFITSISNKNYYGAARAILSDNPLGLTCGMVCPTSDLCVGGCNLFATEEGPINIGGLQQFATDVFKQMRIPQTRIPGQTVQHADTKIALIGCGPASISCATFLARLGYDDITIFEKESYVGGLSSSEIPQYRLPYEVIQFELDLMKDLGVKIEHGRSLSTQDLTVKGLKNSDYKVIFIGIGLPEPKIVPIFKDLTEEMGFFTSKTFLPVVAKSSKPGMCACKSTSLPSLRGNVIVLGAGDTAFDCATSALRCGAKKVFVVFRKGFTNIRAVPEEMELAREEKCEFVPFQSPKEVIVRGGRIAAMEFYRTEQREDGEWIEDEDQIVRLKADFIISAFGSGLYATDVKDAMAPVKLNRWGLPEVDVNTMASSEAGVFFGGDIAGVSETTVESVNDGKTAAWSIHKYIQESNGDLVPNEPQLPKFHSPIDEVDLSIELLGMKFENPFGLASAPPATTSAMIRRSFEAGWGFAVTKTFALDKDMVTNVSPRIVKGVTSRHHYGPEQGSFLNIELISEKTEAYWCNSVTELKRDFPSKIIIASIMCSYDKSDWTELARKAEAAGADALELNLSCPHGMGESGMGLACGQDPELVRNISRWVKAAVKIPFFVKLTPNITDIVEIARAAYEGKADGVSAINTVSGLMGVKADGSPWPAVGSAKETTYGGVSGNATRPQALKAISSIARALPGFPILGIGGIDSADVSLQFLQCGASVLQIGSAIQNQDFTLIEDYVIGMKTLLYLRSLEQVKDWDGQSPPTFKHQKGKPVVSLKHALGKDVPYYGEYQHLREKKIAELKAAADLPGCPPPPLRPAPQPVAAVPALKDIVGQALPHIGSYKQLNNKQQVVALIDDDMCINCGKCYMACADSGYQAITFDKETHIPHVTDDCTGCTLCLSVCPIIDCISMVPKTIPHVIKRGVAPKGYQNLPSDLLCQ from the exons ATGACTCCAACGCCAACTTTGCTGAGCAAGGATATACCCGACATCGAA AATCTCCTGATTTTGAATCCAAAGGTGAAGAATTACACGAATCTGGTGCCTTCGGCGCAGACGAAGAAGAACAAGCAGCACTGGAAGCGGAACGTCGGGAAAAAATGCGAC tcTTGTGTTCCACTGACGAAAAACTTCGACGATATAAAGCACACGACTTTGAGCGAGAGAGGTGCTCTTCGGGAAGCAGCACGATGCCTGAAGTGCGCCGATGCTCCGTGTCAAAAATCTTGCCCGACTCAGCTGGACGTCAAAAGCTTCATCACCTCGAtttcgaacaaaaattattacggGGCAGCCAGAGCTATTCTGTCCGACAATCCCTTGGGACTTACTTGTGGAATGGTCTGTCCAACTAGCGACCTTTGCGTCGGAGGATGCAACCTATTCGCCACAGAAGAGGGGCCAATCAACATCGGGGGACTCCAGCAATTTGCCACTGAC GTGTTCAAACAGATGAGAATCCCACAGACAAGAATCCCAGGACAAACCGTCCAACACGCTGACACCAAAATCGCGTTGATTGGTTGCGGCCCTGCGTCAATATCCTGCGCAACCTTCCTGGCGCGTTTAGGCTACGACGACATTACGATATTCGAGAAAGAATCCTACGTTGGAGGATTGAGTTCATCCGAAATCCCGCAGTACCGTCTTCCCTACGAAGTTATCCAGTTCGAATTAGATCTGATGAAAGATTTGGGGGTGAAAATTGAGCACGGGAGAAGTTTGTCTACACAAGATCTGACCGTTAAG GGGCTGAAGAACTCCGATTACAAGGTTATCTTCATAGGTATCGGTCTTCCGGAACCAAAAATTGTACCGATATTCAAAGATCTTACTGAGGAAATGGGTTTCTTTACGTCGAAAACGTTTCTTCCCGTGGTAGCGAAGAGCAGTAAGCCGGGTATGTGTGCTTGCAAGAGCACAAGCTTACCCAGTTTGCGTGGAAACGTGATCGTCCTCGGTGCCGGAGACACGGCTTTCGATTGCGCCACGTCAGCTTTACGCTGCGGGGCAAAGAAAGTTTTTGTCGTGTTCAGAAAAGGCTTCACAAACATTCGCGCCGTTCCCGAAGAG ATGGAATTGGCCCGCGAGGAAAAGTGCGAATTCGTACCATTCCAATCACCGAAGGAGGTGATCGTTCGAGGTGGCAGAATCGCAGCTATGGAATTTTATCGTACCGAGCAGCGCGAGGACGGAGAATGGATTGAAGATGAGGACCAAATAGTCAGACTGAAAGCCGACTTCATCATATCCGCATTCGGATCTGGCCTCTACGCCACAGACG TCAAGGATGCTATGGCGCCAGTGAAATTGAATCGATGGGGGCTACCGGAAGTGGACGTCAACACGATGGCCAGTTCTGAGGCCGGTGTATTTTTCGGCGGAGATATCGCCGGGGTTTCCGAAACCACTGTCGAATCTGTTAACGATGGAAAAACCGCCGCATGGAGTATTCACAAGTATATTCAG GAATCCAACGGTGATCTCGTGCCCAACGAACCCCAGCTTCCTAAGTTTCATTCGCCGATCGACGAGGTCGACTTGAGCATCGAACTGCTCGGAATGAAGTTCGAAAACCCGTTTGGCCTGGCCTCAGCGCCACCAGCTACGACAAGCGCCATGATTCGCAGGTCCTTTGAAGCAGGATGGGGCTTCGCTGTGACGAAAACGTTCGCCCTCGACAAG GATATGGTGACCAATGTTTCACCCCGTATCGTCAAGGGCGTAACTTCTCGACATCACTATGGACCGGAACAAGGTAGCTTCCTCAACATCGAGTTGATAAGTGAGAAGACAGAGGCGTATTGGTGCAACAGCGTCACGGAGCTGAAGAGGGATTTCCCTTCGAAG ATAATCATCGCCAGCATAATGTGCAGTTACGACAAATCAGACTGGACAGAGCTGGCGAGAAAGGCGGAAGCCGCTGGTGCCGATGCCTTGGAATTGAACTTATCCTGTCCCCATGGAATGGGAGAATCTGGAATGGGACTGGCTTGCGGACAG GATCCTGAGCTTGTAAGGAACATCTCGAGGTGGGTGAAAGCTGCCGTGAAAATTCCATTCTTCGTCAAACTGACCCCGAACATCACCGATATCGTGGAGATAGCAAGAGCAGCGTACGAAG GCAAAGCGGACGGCGTATCAGCGATAAACACGGTATCTGGTCTGATGGGAGTCAAAGCGGACGGATCGCCGTGGCCGGCCGTTGGATCGGCAAAGGAAACAACGTACGGTGGAGTTTCCGGAAATGCGACGAGACCGCAGGCGCTTAAAGCAATATCTTCGATAGCTCGGGCGCTTCCGGGCTTTCCTATACTTGGCATCGGTGGTATCGATTCCGCGGACGTTTCACTCCAGTTTTTGCAGTGCGGCGCGTCCGTTTTACAG ATCGGAAGTGCCATACAGAACCAGGACTTCACCCTCATCGAGGACTACGTCATTGGAATGAAGACTCTGCTGTACCTCAGGAGTCTCGAACAGGTCAAAGACTGGGACGGCCAGAGTCCACCGACGTTCAAACACCAGAAGGGAAAGCCTGTCGTGTCGCTAAAGCACGCCTTGGGAAAG GACGTCCCTTACTACGGTGAATACCAACATCttcgggagaaaaaaatcgccgaGTTAAAGGCGGCAGCCGATCTTCCCGGATGTCCACCACCTCCTCTGAGGCCAGCACCTCAGCCAGTTGCCGCGGTTCCTGCCCTGAAGGACATCGTGGGCCAGGCCTTGCCTCACATCGGGAGTTACAAGCAGCTGAACAATAAGCAACAGGTCGTTGCGCTGATCGATGAC GACATGTGTATAAACTGTGGCAAGTGTTACATGGCCTGCGCGGACTCCGGATACCAGGCGATCACTTTCGACAAAGAGACCCACATTCCACACGTCACCGACGACTGCACTGGCTGCACCTTGTGCTTGTCTGTGTGCCCGATAATCGACTGTATAAG CATGGTTCCGAAGACCATACCGCACGTTATCAAGAGAGGAGTCGCACCGAAGGGATACCAAAACTTGCCCAGCGATTTGCTGTGTCAATAG
- the yip2 gene encoding 3-ketoacyl-CoA thiolase, mitochondrial, protein MSIATKGIFIVAAKRTPFGTLGGKFVNKSAIELQEVAAKAAITAGGLKPEQIDSVVIGNVLVNTSSDGAFLPRHVLLKSGIPLDRPALGINRLCGSGFQSIVNGAQNILVGDSHVVLTGGTDNMSQAPFIARNIRFGTTLGQNYSLEDSLWLGLTDTYCKMPMAITAETLGAKYGIKREEVDAFALRSQKLWKAANDAGYFKEELAPVTVQVKRKEVVVNVDEHPRPETTPEGLAKLPTIFKKDGLVTAGTASGICDGAGAVIVASEEAVKSQGLKPLARLVGYSVVGVEPSIMGIGPAPAIKNLLKATGKTLNDIDIVEINEAFGAQTLACAKDLDLDLSKLNVNGGAIALGHPLAASGSRITGHLVHELRRRKAKFGIGSACIGGGQGIALLIEAV, encoded by the exons ATGTCGATCGCCACCAAAG GAATATTCATCGTCGCCGCGAAGCGAACCCCTTTCGGGACACTGGGTGGTAAATTCGTGAACAAGTCTGCGATCGAGCTTCAGGAAGTGGCTGCAAAGGCAGCGATAACAGCAGGTGGATTGAAACCGGAACAGATCGACAGTGTCGTAATCGGAAACGTATTGGTG AACACATCGTCTGACGGAGCATTTCTCCCAAGACATGTTCTCCTCAAAAGTGGAATTCCTCTGGACAGACCCGCCCTTGGAATAAATCGTCTATGCGGATCCGGATTTCAGTCCATTGTTAACGGAGCTCAA AACATCCTCGTCGGAGATTCCCATGTAGTTCTCACCGGCGGAACGGACAATATGAGTCAGGCACCTTTCATCGCTAGGAACATCAGGTTTGGGACAACATTGGGTCAAAATTACTCACTGGAAGACAGTCTGTGGCTGGGATTGACCGACACGTACTGCAAAATGCCGATGGCGATAACTGCCGAGACTCTCGGCGCTAAGTACGGAATAAAGAGGGAAGAAGTCGACGCGTTTGCTCTCAGAAGCCAGAAGCTGTGGAAGGCGG CCAATGACGCCGGGTACTTCAAGGAAGAATTGGCCCCTGTCACCGTTCAGGTAAAGAGGAAGGAAGTCGTCGTCAACGTCGACGAACATCCTCGCCCTGAGACAACGCCCGAAGGACTCGCCAAGCTGCCGACTATCTTCAAGAAGGACGGACTCGTAACTGCCGGCACAGCATCG GGAATCTGCGACGGCGCTGGAGCCGTGATTGTGGCCAGTGAAGAAGCCGTCAAGTCCCAGGGTCTTAAGCCTTTGGCCAGACTCGTCGGCTACAGCGTCGTCGGTGTCGAACCCAGCATCATGGGTATCGGACCTGCTCCGGCGATCAAAAACCTTCTCAAGGCCACCGGGAAGACGTTGAACGACATTGACATTGTCGAG ATCAACGAAGCCTTTGGTGCGCAAACTTTGGCCTGCGCCAAAGACCTTGACCTGGACTTGAGCAAGCTTAACGTGAACGGCGGTGCCATCGCCTTGGGACATCCTCTCGCTGCTTCCGGATCGAGGATCACCGGACATCTCGTTCACGAGTTGAG GAGAAGGAAGGCCAAGTTTGGAATCGGTTCGGCGTGTATCGGCGGCGGACAAGGCATTGCTCTTCTCATCGAGGCTGTTTGA